Proteins from a single region of Synchiropus splendidus isolate RoL2022-P1 chromosome 3, RoL_Sspl_1.0, whole genome shotgun sequence:
- the LOC128756173 gene encoding platelet glycoprotein Ib alpha chain, with protein sequence MKLRIFILLALLSSAAGVEGCHSDRDNDHRPRVNCSSAGFSDVPDGLEPTTQVLLFPRNLFSSLSWSSFQTFSELYEIDLTGNKIPSVPAGERLPNLSVLRLGWNRLRSLGDDSFAASPSLTQLELNNNGIRALSDATFSGLGKLEVLDLSHNEIGTLPPALLHPLTALETLYLEYNKIRTMPNGWFDKKPYILYLFLSENPWHCVCPLKYFSIYLFDNENVYVRHGATHKPDTDSVACQTPQRLRQRPVMDLNEGELCPVVTDPAAEPEPSTGAATAATSALTTATLPTGIYTWSPETTYLGKSSDEPVTTVGRESSVSWAALPSTTAGPTHPQSKESVVSYETKEPPASTAPCEIHHLAGRTDGYMAAARSFCFWLFAGSLVLCLLSAVCVLMTLGTLVAWYRKRYKPLKASLRRTRQRKDAVELQQHQRASSAGGVTAHYRSMLFVSREAADSSKGAELLDSPKAENREAYQTTTYHPFSKQ encoded by the exons ATGAAGCTCCGGATCTTCATCCTGCTGGCTCTTCTCAGCTCGGCTGCAGGTGTTGAAGGCTGCCACAGTGACAGGGATAATGACCACCGGCCGAGGGTCAACTGCAGCTCTGCAGGCTTCAGTGATGTACCAGATggactcgaacccacaaccCAG GTTTTGCTGTTTCCCAGGAACCTGTTTTCCAGCCTATCCTGGTCCTCCTTCCAGACCTTCAGTGAGCTCTATGAGATTGACCTGACTGGTAACAAG ATTCCAAGTGTCCCCGCTGGAGAGCGGCTGCCCAACCTCAGTGTGCTGCGTCTGGGATGGAACCGACTGAGATCCCTGGGTGACGATTCCTTCGCAGCGAGTCCTTCTCTGACCCAGCTTGAGCTGAACAACAACGGCATTCGGGCTCTGAGTGACGCCACCTTCTCTGGCCTCGGGaagctggag GTTCTGGACCTCTCTCACAATGAGATCGGGACTCTTCCTCCAGCtttgctccatcctctcactGCTTTAGAGACGCTCTACCTGGAGTACAACaag ATCCGGACAATGCCTAACGGCTGGTTCGACAAGAAGCCGTATATTCTTTACCTGTTCCTCTCAGAAAATCCCTGGCATTGTGTCTGTCCTCTGAAATATTTCAGCATTTATCTGTTCGACAACGAAAACGTCTACGTGCGGCACGGTGCTACACACAAGCCTGACACAGACAGTGTG GCGTGCCAGACTCCTCAGCGGCTGAGGCAACGGCCTGTCATGGATCTGAATGAGGGCGAACTGTGTCCTGTTGTGACAGATCCTGCGGCCGAACCAGAACCAAGCACTGGCGCCGCCACTGCAGCTACTTCTGCATTGACTACTGCGACACTCCCAACAGGAATATACACTTGGTCCCCTGAGACCACATATTTGGGAAAGTCTTCAGATGAGCCGGTCACAACTGTAGGCAGAGAGTCATCGGTGTCCTGGGCCGCTCTTCCATCAACAACTGCGGGTCCGACCCACCCACAGTCTAAAGAATCAGTGGTCAGTTATGAAACAAAAGAGCCTCCTGCGTCCACCGCTCCCTGCGAGATCCACCACCTTGCTGGTAGAACTGATGGCTACATGGCAGCTGCACGGAGCTTTTGCTTCTGGTTGTTTGCTGGAAGTCTGGTGCTCTGCCTCTTATCAGcagtgtgtgtgctcatgacctTGGGTACCCTGGTGGCGTGGTACAGGAAGAGGTACAAACCTCTGAAAGCTTCTCTGAGAAGGACCAGGCAGAGGAAGGATgctgtggagctgcagcagcaccagagaGCCAGCAGTGCCGGGGGAGTGACCGCACATTATCGCTCCATGTTATTCGTCTCCAGAGAGGCAGCAGACTCTTCTAAGGGGGCTGAGCTTTTGGACTCACCAAAGGCAGAGAACAGGGAAGCGTATCAGACAACCACGTATCACCCATTTAGCAAACAATAG